A single Vulcanisaeta distributa DSM 14429 DNA region contains:
- the glp gene encoding gephyrin-like molybdotransferase Glp produces the protein MGFKETKTVDQVLSEAIKYIKHVPRIIEVTISEALNKYIAEDVMARFDVPGFNRSAVDGYAVRSIDTFGASPTNPITLRVVGFMAVGDDPGKYSLNPGEAIEISTGAPLPVNADAVVMYEDTRRSGDYIEVLRPVPPMGNVSRRGEDVRANEVMYRRGMKILPWDLGVLASMGIYRIKVFSPRVAIISTGNELVEVTDVSSNGPPPGKVINSSRFVIEGLLKSLGCEPNYLGIVGDNEDEIAKTVSNALKDYDAVITTGGVSVGKVDYTIRAVSRLNPEYLNHGLSIRPGRPNSIAVVNGKPVFMLSGFPVAAATGFDVLVRPILLHMMGAIDDPKPVIKGVLTRRVSTPVNTKSFVRVRAYLGRDGRVYVEPLALTGSGILSTLVRGNGILVVPENREGFDEGDEVEVTLIRPLFMEGS, from the coding sequence ATGGGATTTAAGGAAACAAAGACCGTCGATCAAGTACTCAGTGAGGCTATTAAGTACATTAAGCACGTACCTAGGATAATCGAGGTAACAATAAGTGAGGCGCTCAATAAGTACATTGCTGAGGATGTAATGGCTAGGTTCGACGTACCTGGGTTCAATAGATCCGCAGTTGATGGATATGCTGTGAGGAGTATAGACACGTTTGGTGCCTCACCAACAAACCCAATAACACTTAGGGTCGTGGGGTTCATGGCCGTTGGCGACGACCCAGGTAAGTACTCACTAAATCCGGGTGAAGCCATTGAAATAAGTACGGGCGCCCCACTACCCGTTAATGCCGACGCCGTGGTTATGTATGAGGACACACGCAGGTCTGGTGACTATATCGAGGTATTAAGGCCCGTACCACCCATGGGCAATGTATCAAGGAGGGGTGAGGATGTAAGGGCCAATGAGGTCATGTATAGGAGGGGGATGAAGATACTTCCCTGGGACTTGGGCGTGTTGGCCTCGATGGGTATTTACAGGATTAAGGTGTTTTCACCGAGGGTCGCAATAATAAGTACTGGTAATGAACTTGTGGAGGTGACGGACGTATCGAGTAATGGACCACCACCTGGTAAGGTAATCAATAGTTCAAGGTTCGTAATTGAGGGATTACTTAAATCCCTTGGTTGCGAACCGAATTACCTGGGTATCGTGGGTGATAATGAAGATGAGATTGCGAAGACCGTGAGTAATGCCCTTAAGGATTACGATGCAGTAATTACGACAGGCGGTGTGTCCGTAGGTAAGGTCGATTACACCATAAGGGCTGTGTCAAGGTTAAACCCTGAGTATTTGAACCATGGACTTTCAATTAGGCCTGGAAGACCAAATAGTATAGCGGTGGTTAATGGTAAGCCCGTCTTCATGCTTAGCGGTTTCCCTGTGGCTGCGGCGACGGGGTTTGATGTATTGGTAAGACCTATTTTACTGCACATGATGGGCGCTATTGATGATCCTAAACCAGTGATTAAGGGGGTCTTAACTAGGAGGGTTTCAACTCCAGTTAATACCAAGTCTTTCGTCAGGGTCAGGGCCTATTTGGGTAGGGATGGTAGGGTGTATGTTGAGCCGTTGGCATTAACGGGTAGTGGCATACTCAGTACTTTGGTGAGGGGTAATGGTATCCTGGTTGTTCCAGAAAATAGGGAAGGTTTTGATGAGGGTGATGAGGTTGAGGTCACGTTAATAAGGCCCTTATTCATGGAGGGGTCCTAA
- a CDS encoding DNA double-strand break repair nuclease NurA has protein sequence MADLFYDIYYRRLMELNNDHRLGKANAMHGTLSKIIDASDAKDLWKPLPILSKSTGIRVTAVDGGVRELELRDGSAIIIARAIAVNNTGEQPIRDVIVNWVPVFAPSIKWVLLSYIESEVALRTIEGGKYDFLLLDGSLYAKITALIHELILTKGFLDLYYVPEVIRALESLYNVLDRARELGVNVVFVAKDSKLKIFKDYILFKALKEIILSDAPFINVSKELLDILNRGIDWYSIVWIRNYRSKLVELARNYNGSHRDLIRVGIRTALSQSISDVMLLEELARMQGIRVGMTRKLLIGAMDAYLNHKSLTQLDNLLRFIKDRIEDSEGLRSVDDYGSLDPREELNKVRKVLANFPRIVMMYVKFHESDTPLAVEIPYYDWPMFNQGVPWKLFYDKIDVNNHVNLLMSMYRDPIHYNKLLWLAHEYANFGEDQFLEYAMAAVNKLKIQTKRRFGMAFNIDLNPQVEDAQG, from the coding sequence GTGGCCGACTTATTTTATGACATTTACTATAGGCGGTTAATGGAATTGAATAATGATCATAGGCTGGGTAAAGCCAATGCAATGCATGGTACATTAAGCAAAATTATTGATGCCAGCGACGCTAAGGACCTCTGGAAACCCCTCCCAATACTTAGTAAGTCTACTGGCATTAGGGTGACAGCCGTTGATGGTGGTGTAAGGGAGCTTGAGCTTAGGGATGGGAGCGCCATAATCATTGCGAGAGCCATTGCCGTTAATAATACTGGCGAGCAGCCAATAAGGGATGTCATTGTTAATTGGGTACCTGTATTTGCACCATCCATTAAATGGGTGTTGCTGTCATACATAGAGAGTGAGGTCGCATTAAGGACGATAGAGGGGGGTAAGTACGACTTCCTATTGTTAGATGGCAGTTTATACGCCAAGATCACCGCATTAATTCATGAGTTGATATTAACGAAGGGGTTCCTAGACCTTTATTACGTACCCGAGGTCATAAGGGCCCTGGAGAGTCTATATAACGTGCTTGATAGGGCTAGGGAACTTGGCGTTAACGTGGTGTTTGTGGCTAAGGACTCTAAGTTGAAGATCTTTAAGGATTACATACTGTTTAAGGCGCTTAAGGAGATAATACTTAGTGATGCTCCATTCATTAACGTCAGTAAGGAATTGCTGGACATACTTAATAGGGGTATTGATTGGTACAGCATTGTCTGGATTAGGAACTATAGAAGCAAGTTAGTAGAACTAGCCAGGAACTACAATGGGTCGCATAGGGATTTAATAAGGGTTGGCATTAGGACCGCCCTTAGCCAGTCAATATCCGATGTAATGCTCCTGGAGGAATTGGCTAGGATGCAGGGTATTAGGGTTGGTATGACTAGGAAGTTATTGATTGGGGCCATGGATGCATACCTAAACCATAAATCATTGACCCAGTTAGATAATCTCTTGAGGTTTATTAAGGATAGAATTGAGGATAGCGAGGGCTTAAGGAGCGTTGACGATTATGGAAGCTTAGATCCGCGTGAGGAATTGAATAAGGTTAGAAAAGTATTGGCGAATTTCCCAAGGATAGTAATGATGTATGTTAAGTTCCACGAAAGCGATACACCACTCGCAGTCGAGATCCCGTATTATGATTGGCCAATGTTTAACCAGGGGGTTCCCTGGAAGTTATTTTATGATAAAATTGACGTTAATAATCATGTAAATTTACTAATGAGCATGTATAGGGACCCAATACATTATAATAAATTGCTTTGGCTTGCCCATGAGTATGCGAATTTTGGTGAGGATCAATTCCTCGAGTATGCGATGGCTGCGGTAAATAAATTGAAGATTCAAACGAAAAGGAGGTTTGGCATGGCATTTAACATTGATTTAAATCCACAGGTTGAGGATGCCCAGGGCTAA
- a CDS encoding thioredoxin family protein: protein MSTPNVEIFIHPTCSTCHTLIRLLKQWGYLDRVRIIDTSRDPYTAMERGVRSVPSIFINGELVFAGIVDFKRLKALLDGEYLGNRFEGDLKELEERFFRGVLDSVATALWLYVNEDCDAFLRDKEFVMAITNLSVYSDREELYNELRKYLGNANTCREAIRSREDRFLTVITKNFAREIYWLHNKFLSWGEVSKLYSREVIAHWMIVRSALGRVGLRAYPISNERFREKVERVYEYMSKTFDDYMRQVINEQTKIFSDSEYIEVIEGFMKSIKGP, encoded by the coding sequence GTGAGTACCCCTAATGTAGAGATATTCATACACCCAACATGTAGCACATGCCATACACTAATTAGGTTATTGAAGCAGTGGGGTTACCTGGATAGGGTTAGGATAATAGATACGTCTAGGGACCCATACACGGCCATGGAGAGGGGCGTTAGGTCAGTGCCAAGCATCTTCATTAATGGCGAGCTAGTATTCGCTGGGATAGTTGATTTCAAGAGACTTAAGGCATTGCTGGATGGTGAGTATTTGGGTAATAGGTTTGAGGGCGACTTAAAGGAGCTTGAGGAGAGGTTTTTCAGGGGCGTCCTCGATAGTGTAGCGACGGCATTATGGCTATACGTTAATGAGGATTGTGATGCCTTTCTCAGGGATAAGGAATTCGTAATGGCGATAACGAACCTATCGGTGTATAGTGATCGTGAGGAGCTATACAATGAGCTACGTAAGTACCTAGGCAATGCCAATACGTGCAGGGAAGCCATAAGGAGTAGGGAGGATAGGTTCCTAACTGTGATAACCAAGAACTTCGCTAGGGAGATTTACTGGCTCCATAATAAGTTCCTGAGCTGGGGTGAAGTGTCGAAACTATATAGCAGGGAAGTTATTGCCCACTGGATGATTGTACGAAGCGCCCTTGGTAGGGTCGGCCTTAGGGCTTACCCAATCAGTAATGAGAGGTTTAGGGAGAAGGTTGAGAGGGTTTATGAATACATGAGCAAGACGTTTGATGATTACATGAGGCAGGTCATTAATGAGCAGACAAAGATATTCAGTGACTCGGAGTATATCGAGGTCATTGAAGGCTTCATGAAAAGTATAAAGGGTCCTTAG
- a CDS encoding radical SAM protein encodes MDRVVILDGYTDEPAGLGVPPYLDVYPRYVAGAVWSVDKSIDVKYFTIDQVRSDWASFVRVANEARVLIVIAGIVTPGKYLGGEPIRLEEIERIANIITKPIKILGGPVARFGYGSAGGTIAIPRSRFQRYYDLVVTGDVDLVTYELLRNNYQSSKVSPALTHIDYGLINKFAVLGAHIVTQHPNYGRNLIIELETYKSCPRYISGGCSFCATVRYGPVKYRDAKAIVEEVKALYSLGVRHFRLGRQADFYAYMAHDTGKLDFPRPNPEAIESLLVGIRNAAPELETLHIDNVNPGTIYHWPRESVEVTKTLMKYHTPGDVAAMGIETADPRVVKLNNLKVMPDEAYFAVKTISELGRVRGWNGMPELLPGINFVIGLPGETRETFRLNIEFLKKLLDNDVWVRRVNIRQVLVLPPTPLWSQADDIKQLLREHRRYFLAFKYWVRRYFDHEMLRKVVPKSVVLRRVFTEVHYGDGTYARQVGSYPLLIYIPAKIELGRWIDVVVSEHGFRSVIGVPYPVNVNEAPKRLLKYVPSMSRDVLNRIIAARPIRSYEQLKSIIGGNQELIKYLAL; translated from the coding sequence ATGGATAGGGTAGTAATACTTGATGGGTATACAGATGAGCCGGCGGGGCTTGGTGTACCGCCCTACTTAGACGTCTATCCACGCTATGTCGCTGGTGCCGTGTGGAGTGTGGATAAGTCAATTGACGTTAAGTACTTCACGATTGACCAGGTCAGGAGTGATTGGGCGAGCTTTGTCAGGGTTGCCAATGAGGCCAGGGTACTCATTGTCATAGCGGGCATCGTAACGCCGGGTAAGTACCTCGGTGGTGAACCCATAAGGCTTGAGGAGATTGAAAGAATAGCCAACATAATTACTAAGCCCATAAAGATCCTCGGAGGCCCAGTGGCCAGGTTTGGCTATGGTTCAGCAGGTGGTACAATAGCAATACCAAGGAGTAGGTTTCAAAGGTACTATGATCTGGTGGTCACGGGTGACGTGGACCTAGTCACCTACGAGTTACTGAGGAATAATTATCAATCATCAAAGGTCTCACCTGCACTTACGCATATTGACTATGGATTAATTAATAAATTCGCCGTGCTTGGCGCCCACATAGTCACTCAACACCCTAATTATGGCAGGAACCTGATCATCGAGCTTGAGACATATAAGTCCTGCCCAAGGTACATCAGTGGTGGATGTTCCTTCTGCGCCACCGTTAGGTACGGCCCAGTTAAATATAGGGATGCTAAGGCGATTGTTGAGGAGGTTAAGGCATTGTACAGCCTTGGCGTTAGGCATTTCAGGCTTGGTAGGCAGGCCGACTTCTACGCCTATATGGCCCACGACACCGGCAAACTGGACTTCCCAAGACCCAATCCAGAGGCCATTGAGAGCCTACTCGTCGGCATTAGAAATGCGGCGCCAGAGTTAGAAACCCTACACATCGATAATGTTAACCCGGGCACCATATACCACTGGCCTAGGGAGAGTGTGGAGGTTACGAAAACACTGATGAAGTACCACACGCCAGGTGATGTTGCGGCAATGGGTATCGAGACTGCCGATCCAAGGGTTGTTAAGTTGAATAACCTCAAGGTGATGCCTGACGAGGCATACTTCGCGGTTAAGACGATAAGTGAATTGGGGAGGGTTAGGGGTTGGAACGGCATGCCCGAGTTATTGCCCGGTATAAACTTCGTCATTGGTTTACCTGGTGAGACCAGAGAGACCTTCAGGTTGAATATTGAGTTCCTCAAGAAACTGCTGGATAACGATGTTTGGGTTAGGAGGGTCAACATCAGGCAGGTCCTCGTACTACCACCAACACCACTATGGAGCCAGGCCGACGACATTAAGCAACTGCTGAGGGAGCATAGGAGGTACTTCCTAGCCTTTAAGTATTGGGTTAGGAGGTACTTCGACCATGAGATGCTTAGGAAGGTTGTGCCGAAAAGTGTGGTATTGAGGAGGGTGTTTACGGAGGTTCATTATGGGGATGGGACGTATGCGAGGCAGGTTGGTTCATACCCACTATTGATCTACATACCCGCTAAGATAGAGCTTGGGAGGTGGATCGACGTTGTGGTGTCGGAGCATGGCTTTAGGTCCGTGATTGGTGTGCCATACCCAGTTAACGTTAATGAGGCGCCAAAGCGATTACTCAAGTACGTACCGAGCATGAGCAGAGACGTACTAAATAGGATAATTGCGGCAAGACCAATAAGAAGCTATGAGCAATTGAAAAGCATAATAGGTGGTAATCAGGAATTGATTAAGTACCTGGCATTATAA
- a CDS encoding HEPN domain-containing protein, with protein sequence MREEAEQWFKEAIRELELARHLLEIGYLNYAAFHSHQAAEKALKALIIVRLRMLPPKTHNLLELAEKLRNGGIAIDDVLDDLRDLNPHYLVARYPDAANGVPSEVYSRREAQHCVESASKVVEWVRRLFMS encoded by the coding sequence ATGCGTGAGGAGGCAGAGCAGTGGTTCAAGGAGGCTATCAGGGAGCTCGAGTTAGCACGGCACTTACTTGAAATAGGCTACCTGAACTACGCGGCATTCCATTCGCATCAAGCTGCTGAGAAGGCATTGAAGGCGTTGATAATTGTAAGGCTTAGAATGTTACCGCCAAAGACCCATAACTTACTGGAACTAGCTGAGAAATTGAGGAATGGTGGTATTGCGATTGATGATGTACTTGATGATCTGAGGGATTTAAACCCGCATTACCTAGTTGCTCGTTATCCAGATGCGGCTAATGGCGTACCCAGTGAGGTTTATTCAAGGAGGGAAGCTCAGCATTGTGTTGAGTCCGCATCTAAGGTGGTCGAATGGGTGAGGAGGTTATTCATGAGTTAA
- a CDS encoding nucleotidyltransferase domain-containing protein yields MGEEVIHELRRYIRCLIEHGHRINSAVLFGSRARDDWLINSDIDLLIIILNSEKSFLERVREFTTCWNLGIALEVFPYTVDEIKRLMNKGSIALYDALDYGIVIYDDGTFEKLREVFRKAVNEGIIRRIGGWWTIPERPIID; encoded by the coding sequence ATGGGTGAGGAGGTTATTCATGAGTTAAGGAGGTACATTCGATGCCTAATTGAACACGGCCATAGGATTAACTCAGCCGTACTCTTCGGTTCACGCGCAAGGGATGATTGGCTGATTAATAGCGACATTGATTTATTAATTATAATCCTGAACTCAGAAAAGAGCTTCCTAGAGAGGGTTCGCGAATTCACGACTTGTTGGAACTTGGGAATAGCCCTCGAGGTCTTCCCGTACACGGTCGATGAGATTAAGAGGTTAATGAATAAGGGATCTATTGCATTATACGATGCGTTGGACTACGGTATCGTGATTTACGATGATGGAACCTTTGAGAAGCTGAGGGAAGTATTTAGGAAAGCCGTTAATGAGGGTATCATTAGGAGGATTGGTGGTTGGTGGACAATACCTGAGAGGCCAATTATTGATTAA
- a CDS encoding MarC family protein — MPGALIDILNMTGQLIAILNPIGAIPTLSIYIINMEPEQLRRVYQLVGISVPLLMVIFAVGGRYILQAFGVNLDAFRIAGGVLLMGIAMETLMAGGPRAVGTVKEPEEFVLVPIVTPLLVGPGTITELILFSALYPIYEVIIAALLSSAFTYLVIRFSQPLLKRLGSNTLKVLGRFMSLIIAALAIGMILTGVTNYIESLRIT, encoded by the coding sequence GTGCCAGGAGCCCTAATAGATATTCTAAACATGACGGGGCAATTAATAGCAATACTCAACCCAATAGGCGCAATACCAACACTATCCATATACATAATAAATATGGAACCGGAACAGTTAAGGAGGGTTTACCAACTGGTTGGTATCAGCGTACCGCTACTAATGGTGATATTCGCCGTCGGCGGTAGGTATATACTGCAGGCCTTCGGCGTAAACCTCGACGCATTTAGGATAGCGGGTGGCGTGTTGCTCATGGGCATAGCCATGGAGACCCTCATGGCTGGTGGACCCAGGGCTGTTGGCACTGTTAAGGAGCCTGAGGAATTCGTGTTAGTGCCGATAGTGACGCCACTACTTGTTGGTCCAGGCACAATAACCGAGCTAATACTCTTCTCGGCACTATACCCAATCTACGAGGTCATAATAGCGGCATTACTGAGCTCAGCCTTCACGTACCTAGTGATTAGGTTCTCACAACCACTACTAAAGAGACTGGGCAGTAACACGCTTAAGGTCCTGGGCAGGTTCATGAGCCTAATAATAGCCGCACTAGCCATAGGAATGATACTAACCGGAGTAACAAACTACATAGAATCACTACGTATTACTTAA